From Herbiconiux flava, one genomic window encodes:
- a CDS encoding Gfo/Idh/MocA family protein translates to MTAETVNVAIVGGGLMGREIAAAIQRWPALIDHPVRPRLTAVCDINPAAMEWFDEIDTVVTKTTDYHELLADDSIDVVYVAVRHDLHEAIYRDVIASGKSLLAEKPFGIDGAAAQAVLAAMAEHPEAFVRVSSEMPFFPGAQLAIDYVKSGALGTIVSARNSFLHSSDLDVNKPINWKRQVEFCGEAGVMNDLGMHTWHVPLRLGWVPETVYGVLQNLVPTRPGPDGSPVPCDTWDNATLHSWARHEGQLFPLTTETKRIDPGQKNTWEFEAIGLDGGVRFSTKNPKTVSVFTVTDVPGGGREQVWQQIDVGSQSVWPTVTGGIFESGFSDSILQMWAVFLAERHGSLGDRFGAARPSEAALTHAIYRAAATSHAEGRAVAP, encoded by the coding sequence ATGACCGCCGAGACCGTGAACGTCGCCATCGTCGGCGGCGGGCTGATGGGGCGCGAGATCGCGGCGGCCATCCAGCGCTGGCCGGCCCTGATCGACCACCCCGTGCGGCCCCGGCTGACCGCGGTCTGCGACATCAACCCGGCGGCGATGGAGTGGTTCGACGAGATCGACACGGTGGTCACGAAGACGACCGACTACCACGAGCTGCTCGCCGACGACAGCATCGACGTCGTCTACGTGGCCGTGCGCCACGACCTGCACGAGGCGATCTACCGTGACGTCATCGCCAGCGGCAAGAGCCTGCTCGCCGAGAAGCCGTTCGGCATCGACGGGGCCGCGGCCCAGGCTGTGCTCGCGGCGATGGCCGAGCATCCTGAGGCCTTCGTGCGCGTCTCGAGCGAGATGCCGTTCTTCCCGGGGGCGCAGTTGGCGATCGACTACGTGAAGTCGGGGGCGCTCGGGACGATCGTGTCGGCGCGCAACAGCTTCCTGCACTCGAGCGACCTCGACGTGAACAAGCCGATCAACTGGAAGCGGCAGGTCGAGTTCTGCGGCGAGGCCGGCGTGATGAACGACCTCGGGATGCACACCTGGCACGTCCCGCTGCGCCTCGGCTGGGTGCCCGAGACGGTCTACGGCGTGCTGCAGAACCTCGTGCCGACGCGGCCCGGGCCTGACGGCTCGCCGGTGCCGTGCGACACCTGGGACAACGCCACCCTGCACAGCTGGGCCCGCCACGAGGGGCAGCTCTTCCCGCTGACGACCGAGACCAAGCGCATCGACCCGGGGCAGAAGAACACCTGGGAGTTCGAGGCGATCGGGCTCGACGGGGGCGTGCGGTTCAGCACGAAGAACCCCAAGACGGTGTCGGTGTTCACGGTGACGGATGTTCCGGGCGGTGGGCGCGAACAGGTCTGGCAGCAGATCGACGTGGGCAGCCAGTCGGTCTGGCCGACGGTCACCGGCGGGATCTTCGAGTCGGGTTTCTCGGACTCGATCCTGCAGATGTGGGCGGTGTTCCTCGCCGAGCGCCACGGCTCGCTCGGCGACCGCTTCGGGGCGGCCCGCCCGTCGGAGGCGGCGCTCACGCACGCGATCTACCGGGCTGCGGCGACCTCGCACGCCGAGGGCCGGGCGGTCGCGCCCTGA